Below is a window of Humulus lupulus chromosome 9, drHumLupu1.1, whole genome shotgun sequence DNA.
ATCAACTTTAAGATCCTAAATAACTGAAATAGATTCAAAGACAAGTAGaagataaagaaagaaaaagctGAAAATTCTGTATTACTCGGAATCCTGTATAGATTGACAAACAGGGAGATAATATGTATCAAGTTGCCAATATTTGTGTTTCACACCTTCCCAAACTTCTTCTCCTAGACAATCCTTGACAGGCAAGGAGATGAGCTGAGTCGAGTATCCCAAACTCTCAAGTTCGAGAGACACTAGCTGACAGTAAACAACATGAAAGAAAGGGTTACCACCACAAAGGCCATTGAAAAATGAATAGATTCCCCCTGGCTTCAACAACACAGGAAGATGCTGTTGGAACTCCCTTAGATCCTCATAATACTCTCCATAGGTGTCAAAGAAAATACCTGAATGGATGGACAAAGAACATGTCAAAAAGATATTATTCTGAAAATTTTACTTATATTGCATATTACATATGGTTACAAAGGCAAGTATGGATCTTGAATTCGACTCACCGTCATAAGAATCAAGCTGTGGCAGAACATCTTGCCAACGGCCAAATATAATCTTTACGTTATTCTTCTCAGCCCAACCAGTATGAAGCATACGTTTATAAACCTCTGGGTGAGCCTCAACAATAGTATGTGAAGTAGGTGCATATTTCTGAATGGCTGTATCCACCAGACCCATACCAAATCCAATGTTCAATATGTGACCACCCCCTGAACAAACAGCTTTAGCATGAGCCTCCATTAATGGTTTCTCCCAAGCCATCATAACCGCCTTGCTTTCTGAGTCCATCAGCTTATCCTCACTGAAGCTAACCCTATCATCCAAGTAATCACCATCACAATCACCCGTTTTGCTATCTCTCCTCGCTATGGTTCCCAGAACCAACTCAGCTTGAATCCCTGTCCAAGTATGCAAACAtatcaaaaaaaaatattagcaACTAAAACCAAATTTCTAAAGACACTACAAAACTACTAAATATCTACATCCCTAATGAACTATATACAATTGGTTAATCTGATTTAGGGATTTGGCCTTCGTTTGTGCAATCGTGATCTTACAATGACATCAATGAGGTATTTCATTATACTCTTAAGCTACTTATGTTACAAAAATATGAACAACATTAACAGTAttgcccaaaaaaaaaaaaactgacaaGCGAAAGGTACCGGCATTGAGAAGGGTATCGAAAGCCTCCCTGTGACCTATGTCCATAGCGAAATCTCCAGCAGAGAGATTGGAAGGAGAAAGGGCATTCCAAGGAGCCCCAGCTTCAAGCAAGGCCTTGAGGACGTCGGCGTGGCCGTGTTTAGCGGCGTGCATGAGCGGAGTGAGGCCTTCACCGTCGAAGTGCGAAGCGTCAGCTCCAGAGTCTAAGAGAGACCTCACCTTTTCGGCATCACCGTTTCTCGCCGCCTCACACAGTAGCTCTTCATTCTCCATCTTCGTTCTTCCGTACAGGTGgggaaacaaaataaaatactgTTATAGCATAGTACAGAGTACAGACAGGTCATGTAAAGATATAGGAATGAGGAAATTAAAACTGCCTCCGCTGCTGAAGTTCGTAGTCATTTAAAGAGAGCtactctaaaatgctctaatttacATTCAAGGCAAGATACTACTCACCTCACATTCACCCGCACTTTCCTTACTCGATGGATGCTCCTCTAAAATGCCGTGTCTGCATTGGCTGCGAAGCTAGCAAGGGTAGGCATTAGTACAATATAATTTAGGGTTATTTTAGTTTGGGTATTTTGAGGCCCAATTCCTAATTTTTTCGATTTTATacatgttacacccagatttcgagataagaagttatgaccccgaaaaacTGGACtcatcaggtgtgagctcgaaatatatgcgGTCGTCATATGATCTTATAGTCGgacctctttgaagtaaacaatgacctcgaggatgtgtagccTCAAATATACTATGAGCTTGCAATGGCATGGTgtgacacttgtatatatttctccttgattgccttcaggcgagatggctcgagctcgggaagtgtagGCTCGAATGTGACAACATCGTTAACATCTACTTGTTCCGAGCAAGATTTAAgagatatcatttaatctgttattcgAACCCAtttttcatgggacgtttccgtatatgaaggaaataatgcattaaatagcattatattaattgacttacagaatatcttctcgaaatatgtgggaatgaattctgcaaaccTTCCcaataaatagagaaggaagcaccaTTTGTAAAGGACCAAAAAACTGATTCTTGAGGGAAagctctgggcaactattctctgaaaagtttccagaaaacctccaagtcttaataatatagactcgtagactaagcagatttaactgctgaaccacgtaaaaaacctagtGTGTTTTTCTTTATTCATTTCctccaatattttcttgtttaattgctctccaatttaagttgacgaaaaacggcgtcaacagtttggtactttcattgagagccattaaatagTGCGTGCGTAAGTCTGTTCAGTCAGAAAGCCTCTCGAATCAACAATGGTggcaaatgatcccaatgttcctgaggaggaaattttagatgaagttgAGTACCCCCGGCGcactggaaagcagcctatggtaaATTCAGATCCTGAggagaggagtggttcatccgactctcgtggaccacctgctcccagggacgacgaggacatgtactataatcctgaacaatatgtcccaatagtggaactcgaaaatcgtcaaatgcgaaagcagttggcagaagctaagAAACGCAATGAAGAGCTGGCCAGACTAGCTGCAGAAGCGTAGGTGGCTCAAGCTCCACCTCCACCAGATGTCCAGGCTCTGCCTCCGCAGGACTTTCACGTTCCATCGCGTAGGCCTCGAGGACGGCCGCGCAAAAACGCGGCCACCCGAAGAGCAGAGAAACCTCCGCCGCCAACAGAGCAACTTGCTCCACCGAGAACCCGGAGAAGTAACCGGGCTGAAGgtcctgccaacccaactgcaGAGGCACCGAGCGaggtagggaataaccgagctcccgcggaggctcggacccaaaattcTGGTACTGCGCAGAACGTGGCAGAACCTGATCGAGCAaactcagggccttctaggccccgtaacggatggcagccaccatcgccaataagacacccaccatcgccaataaggcacccctcgccagtTCGGAGGGATGCTCAACTGTCCCATGGTGACAAGGAAAGGCGAATTGGGCGAAGGCGGGGGAATAGGGAAACTACTAGGAAGCATAGGGGTCCCAatcccacgagaagccaaatgtctcgatctcaaaCTATTGAGGCAAGGGGACAAGCAAGGAACTCATCTCGAAATAATCGTGCAACTAGTCATGCCAGCGAAGGCTCGGGTGACAACAGGTCTGTGAGTATATACAACCAGGAACCTAGGAACACTGGAAATCGAAGAAGtcacccagatttacgggagCAACTGAACCATAATCAGGGGCATGATAATCCATCGAATCCAGGTCTGAGAGATCATCTCAATGGGCGTAAGTACCCTGTGCCGAGGCGTGAAactagagttgtaatcaacgataaccagttcccattgattcaagtcagaccccccatAGATCCAGTCCATGAAAGGATTGAGCAgttagaaagagcattcaggctcttacaaaatgaacaaaGCCGGGAAAAGGACAAAGACTTCGGTGAAGAACTCGAACCCTTTGCCCCACACATCtctagcaccccgtttcctcaaggattcaaaATTCCTCacgtcccaccatttgatggaaattcagatccatacagtcatttgagtacattgaacacaatcatgcgagccagtaatgtgggctacgagctcagatgcatgctgttcccAACCTCGCTCACGGGACCAACAAAGAActagtttgaaaaatataagagacattcaattgcctcttgggatcaattatcaagagatttcaagaagcaattcaaggccatggccagcattaggcccgaggcatctgccttgaccaatgtccgacagcagccaAATGAGACACTAAAAagttatctcacaaggtttaatttggaagttgctCGAGCTTGTGACGTCGACGACAGTGGCTatttaatggctatccgagctagagtaatgcctggaagtcctctctgggaggatATGAAAAGGAAGctcgtaaggtccttaaccgagttcaatcgacgagctcagagatttgttaatgtagaggaggtgaggtcagcgttaaatatgacctctcagcccataactacaacaacaaacacaaactctgcctcgactTCGGCagatcctacgacctcaaaaccccccggcgacaacccttctaaaagaaagaaaaatggaggGAGTAATCCCGAGGcggaagaagaaaggggaaagatatttctccgtatacaagttgtataccgagctcaatgagtctcaggagaatatctacTTGGCTAacaaaaaccaggtccctttcagatggCCTAACCCTATGAGaaaccaaaaggcgaaaagagactccaacaagtattGCAGATTCCACAGAGATATTGGACATTCAACCAATGAATGCatgcaattaaaagatgagatcgaaggtctgatctcgagaggatatttcaggcagtatgtgagaaatcaaaaccccaaccaggcttccaccagccagagggcagcaactgcaccacctgcccagaacaaCAATTCACGAGCACGGAAAGATGAACgacccctccaattgatggagaagatgtcataaccatcttgggggggcggggggggggggggggggcatattgtaggatcgggcaggaattgccagaaaagatatgtgaatgagctgaaaactggtgactGGTCTCCTTATGAACTTGAACCCAGAGCTCCGAAacagcaaagggttgaatctcaacccataacttttacggaggatgatacatcccatgtacagttccctcataatgactcGCTAGTCATAACCCTTTAGCTCACGAACAAGAGGatacaccgagtcctgattgataacgggagctcggtaaatatcctttacaaagccactTTGAAAAAGAcgggactcgcgcttcgcgacctaaaagcctgtgcaactatgttgtacgacttttcaggagaagggattgcttgcatgggatccatcgaactccctataaccttgggagactacccagtctcggtaaccaagatgatggagttcgtagtggtggatctcCCATCTGCCTATAACATTCTACTTGGGAGACCCACCCTAGTAGGGATGGGGGCAGTTTCGTCCAtcaggcatctggccatcaagttcccgacttctagtggcatcgggactctgaaaggggaccaactagcagggagggaatgctacagcatttctgtTAGAGGGAAgaaacagacaagtgcacaaacacttgttgtaattaaagataagaatgggaaaattttcaaaatagatgaagagatcgatccaagaatagaagaaaTGGCCGACCTCGagcctctagaggagctcgaaaaggtcaagcttgaagaagctaatCCTCCGAAAACTGTGATGGTGGGGGAAAACCTTTCAGAAGAAATAAAATAGCAATTAAaacaggatgttttcgcatggtcacattcggacatggtagggataagttcTAATGTAATAagtcatgcacttaacattgaTAAGAGCTTTCCCCCAAAACAGAAAAAGCgaaggctcctggacgatgataggaagaaagccttgaaggaagaagtcgacagatCAAAGGCGAACCGGTTTATACGAGACGtcttctaccctgattgggtcacAAACCCAGTCTTGGTTCCGAAACCTAACAAAACATGGCAGCCTTGCATCGACTATTCcaatctcaacaaggcatgccccaaggattgttttcccgtacctcggatcgatcagctcgtagatgccacagctaggcacggtcttatgtcattcatggatgcttattttggatgtaactagatttccatgcatgccccaaaccaagaacacacgagttttgtgacagataagGGGCTGTActattacaatgtcatgcctttcgggcttaaaaatgttggagccacgtaccaaaggctTGTAAACAGGATGTTCTCCAAGCAGATAggtaacaacatggaagtgtatgttgatgatatgttggtcaaatctaaacataacaataaccatgtggacaacctcgaagaatgcttcgctgTATTACAAatgtacaacatgaagctcaacccacaaaaatgctcttttggagtgtcgTCAGGTAAGTTTCTGGGCTTTATAGTAAAcgcgcgaggaatagaggttagtcctgacaagatccaggctctaattgacatgccctcacctcgaaaacataaagatgtccagagcttaactggacggatggcggcattaagtaggtttatctcaaaatctacagatcattgtcttccatttttcaaccttttgagagggggcaaaaaattcgagtggacaaagGAATGCAAGATCGCTTTTCAGGAGCTAAAGAAACACCTCGCAAAACCTCCCATCTTATCGAAGCCTATCAAATGAGAAATCTTGTACctatacctcgctacaaccgagcacgccatcaacACCGTGCTTGTCCGAGAAGTACAAAAACCAGTCTTCTATGTCAtcaaaaggttattgggggcagaatcgagatacccattaatggaaaagTTGGCTCTCAACCCAATCCACTCATCTTGAAAGctctgaccttacttccaagcacaccccatccatgtgctaactgaccaaccactacgataagtcttgtctaagccagaatcctcaggccgattattaaaatgggctattgagctcggaaaattcgagatcacttatcatcctaggacgaccataaaagggcaggccctgatagacttcattgtggaatgtacGGGAGTATctgacgatgaagttataaccccagcccgcgagctgtggaaactttatgtcgatggatcttccaatgaaaatggatcaggggcaggaatcatattgatcactccaactggaagtcgatttcattctgccttaaggtttggcttcgaagcatctaacaacgaggctgaatatgaagcactattgacgggacttcgaatagccaaggaactcaaggctaaagtGATCCATtattatagtgattctcagttggTGGTCAACAAAATCTTAGGGGAGTACCATGCCCGTGGAACAAAGATGGCCGCATACTTAGAAAAAGCAAAAGCTGCACTCGAATATTTCGAGTTCTGTgcgatagagcaggttccccgagagcaaaattcaaatgcagacgccctaGCTAGGCTCGCCACATCCAACGAGGTCGACACGCTAAATGTAGTCCCAATTAAGCACCTGtcgtgtaacgaccccaaattcgctaatgaggctcaagggccttgattagtgtgccgggagggcattattgggttaaatgtgatttgaatgattttattgattaaAATGCTTGTATAATTATATTggtgttaatgtgatatatatatatggtttttgtgagaaccacattattatgtgggtaggttcgcAGAgaacgactcgaggcgatcctatggCCAGATAGCaggaagagtcacaacggggtctaacagtagactttggataagtcaggggtattttaggtatcgggtagttatttagactatcgagtTACGAAAATAagtatatggagatatatttgaggttaggaagtctaggcgggaatattggggaaatttaccattttgccctcggggacgtttccggcacccctagcctcaggattgacttaacgggataagggtAGACTAAattaaaggaaaacagtagaacccAAAATAAACCGACCCTTTATTCTCagccttttctctctcttctctctcaaggaaaacacaagatAATATAGAGGGAATTTGGAGGTTTTGAGTTGGGATTTTTGAGAATTGAAGGTGGGATTTAGCAAATTaactcaaggattatccaaggagcttaatcaggactaaggtaagcagtgaattcccttctttgtggttagaaattctgagttttggaTGGGTATTGAGATAACtgtaattttgatgtttaagggcataATTAAGGTGGAAAGCCTGGGAATTAACTTGGATTTCgcttagagaagtggttcagcagaagaggtaagcttcaatttgtgaattagaggtttaaatttgagTTTTTCATGGCTGGTtctagtgtttgaagttcttgagttttagaAATTGAAGTTGGGATTTCCATGAGTTTTAGGTTGAGCATTcatttgaattatgttgtttaagtcattctaaaggtgttgggattaattagttttgaattagggagctttgggatgattttgggtaaggtttaggttttgaaaatggtggaatttctgggcacgaagggaagggccgcgactctgttctagagcgctgcggccctaggatgcaaaggagccagggaggctcggctagggtaagcgccgcggcgcccaaagcaagggccgcgacgtgTGTCTTCTTCCAGGGAATGTCATAGGTTCTGTCTTTGGGCAGGGctgcggctaggcttcaagggccgcagcccttaggtgtgtacttgaacgtttagggtttttaagcacgggaatctagcctagagtgctcgggatcgatttcaccaccgtgcttggtggaattcggtttCCCGGAGGTTAGTTTTGTATCCAGAAACCCTTATttaaatattaatggaaccctatatcttggttgtgactaggtgttaaggctagggctcgggaacagatcgtgcttgaggagcgttgctcgtaatcagtaagaaaactgcacctggatgtatatctgtaatgggactaagggttccctattgtgtatgcttgaaaggatggtattatgccatgcaaactaatcagtgaaccaacgacctaagagtgccaagggttacactagcgcacagggcgcagcttggccactagtagtcgaggacagcttaatatgcactgagctcggtttaagcgggccggagtcagtgggataaacagaggatgcggcctaagttgtcggccctgattgtTTTGTGATATGAATGTCATAAGTGATTAattgcatccttgattctgaatatatgttgaatggttaatgtgtattatttgatgagagttcatgttTAGAGAATTTACTATCTGTTagtattgtttgtgttgcacatcatgttttcttgctgggccttggctcacgggtgctacgtggtgcaggtaaaggcaagggaaaacttgatcagccttgattcggagagctctgtgagcggaatgtacatgaccagctgctcgggcgtcacagttgaggtttaggcagggacgcgtgacccagaaattgttcattttgccttagtatggctgacagttgtttgtattttggagagtctgtaatccaacttttaaactctatttcttttgggatcccatgtatataactgcttaattatataaagtgaaacttttgagaccaaaacctttttaaccctagctcatacatgtttagtgacacgtttttaaattaatgacttgattagcaagtcttgcacctttataagtacacagtgtagcggtcttggctatccagggcgttacatgtcgGTACCCAGTATTATCGAGCCTGAACAAGAAGATGTCAACATGATTAACTCTGAACAAACCTGGATggccccaatagttgattaccttgaAACCGACACTCTCCCATCAAAGTGGAATAGGGCATGGaagctgatgtatcagattcccagttACACTATTATGGAAGGAAGGTTATACCGAAAAGGATACTCTATGTCGttactctgatgtgtgactccacccgaggccaagaaaatcctagaagaaattcataaaggattttgtggggaccacactggggggcatagcctatctaagaaaattataagacaaggatacttctggcccactatcaaggcagacgcatttgaatatgtcaaaaaatgcgataaatgtcagcGGTTTGCTACCATCCTGCGAGCTCCACCatctgagctaactatgatgacctccccatggccatttgtggtgtggggaattgatctcataggctcattgccgaCTGGCAAAGGTGGTgttaagtacgcagtagtcgcggtcgattatttcacaaagtggaccgaggccgaaccgttggcaacgattacctcgaaaaaagtcttggactttgtggtaaagaacatcatctgccgatatggaatgccaaggaaaatagtatcagataatggtacTCAATTCAACAGCGAAtttttcaccaatttttgtgagaaaatgggataataaagagcttctcctttggtgcccatccccaagcaaatggccaagtcgaagttGTGAATAAGACTCTtaagagttctatgaaaaagaaattggaagaagctaagggaaaatagcctgaggagttgccccaagttttgGGGGCATATCGAACAATGACTcgcacttcaacagggcatactcccttttccctggcatatgggtgcgaggccatgttaccaattgaggtcaaaattcccaagattcgtagccatgcttatgatcaagccttgaaccaatcccagctcgaagtaaatttggacctaattgaagaaagacgagatgaagctcaactgaaaaTTGCAGTATATCAACAATGAGCcacccgatatttcaataaaaaggtttggGACAGGAAGTTttgattgggagacttggtgttaaggcgtgTGTTTCTAGCTACAAGAGATCCACCTGCTggcgtacttggacctaatttggaaggaccttaccagatcgagtcaatCATTCGACTTGGAGTTTACAAATTGCCAAGATTAAATGGAGAGTTGGTGCCAC
It encodes the following:
- the LOC133800729 gene encoding protein arginine N-methyltransferase 2 — its product is MENEELLCEAARNGDAEKVRSLLDSGADASHFDGEGLTPLMHAAKHGHADVLKALLEAGAPWNALSPSNLSAGDFAMDIGHREAFDTLLNAGIQAELVLGTIARRDSKTGDCDGDYLDDRVSFSEDKLMDSESKAVMMAWEKPLMEAHAKAVCSGGGHILNIGFGMGLVDTAIQKYAPTSHTIVEAHPEVYKRMLHTGWAEKNNVKIIFGRWQDVLPQLDSYDGIFFDTYGEYYEDLREFQQHLPVLLKPGGIYSFFNGLCGGNPFFHVVYCQLVSLELESLGYSTQLISLPVKDCLGEEVWEGVKHKYWQLDTYYLPVCQSIQDSE